In a single window of the Heliangelus exortis chromosome 1, bHelExo1.hap1, whole genome shotgun sequence genome:
- the TNFRSF13C gene encoding tumor necrosis factor receptor superfamily member 13C, translating into MQELGFPSHSAMSSSGKAAAPSFCLYPQCFDPLTRSCVKCSDLFRNNTTKLSSTVPTSVLTPTLPSVNLPSTLLIFGIPVVVGFILAMAALWGFLACKVGKQRRKRKAADEEATENMNADGPLPGPGCQDPAAPEGDDALVSALCLNLNGGEKMQGPPRKAGAKQRPCCQGDTDGDIVLLTTMYPQHEECNHGFPLPATELGAAALVTTKTTQNCAIEERA; encoded by the exons ATGCAGGAGCTGGGCTTTCCCTCCCACTCCGCCATGTCCTCgtcaggaaaagctgctgctccttccttctgcctctACCCCCAGTGCTTTGACCCCCTGACCAGGTCCTGCGTCAAGTGCTCCGACTTGTTCAGGAACAACACAA CAAAGCTCTCCAGCACGGTGCCCACCTCTGTCCTGACACCCACCCTCCCCTCAGTGAACCTGCCCAGCACGCTCCTGATCTTTGGAATCCCAGTGGTGGTGGGCTTCATCCTGGCTATGGCTGCCCTCTGGGGCTTCCTGGCTTGCAAGGTGGgcaagcagaggaggaagaggaaagcgGCAGATGAAGAGGCCACAG AAAACATGAATGCAGATGGCCCCCTGCCCGGTCCAGGCTGCCAGGATCCTGCTGCACCAGAGGGAGATGATGCCCTGGTCTCAGCCCTGTGCCTGAATCTCAATGGAGGTGAGAAGATGCAAGGGCcacccaggaaagctggagcaaagcagaggcCATGCTGCCAGGGTGATACTGATGGTGACATCGTTCTGCTAACTACCATGTACCCTCAGCATGAGGAATGCAACCACGGTTTCCCACTGCCTGCCACTGAGCTAGGGGCCGCGGCCCTGGTCACCACCAAAACCACCCAGAACTGTGCCATCGAGGAGAGAGCCTGA
- the CENPM gene encoding centromere protein M, translated as MAVLRPFDKLPALNSAALLLVGSDEGLQMKLAEAILREKKDFKISIHLATSLPLPAEGDQLRPRIDLIVFLIDIKSKHSLKTVEASLAYVDASFFLGKVYFLVTGVGRMNCCSVNMNDIGKLGEVYCSPVLFCELELDSIRVSTAQRLLRILKICAGHVPGVSALSFSLLMKSADN; from the exons ATGGCGGTGCTGCGGCCTTTCGACAAACTCCCGGCGCTCAACTCGGCGGCCTTGCTG CTGGTGGGCTCGGACGAAGGGCTCCAGATGAAGCTGGCGGAAGCGATCCTCCGAGAGAAGAAGGATTTCAAGATCAGCAT tcaCCTTGCTACATCCCTTCCCTTACCTGCTGAGGGAGATCAGCTTCGGCCCAGGATAGATCTGATTGTGTTTTTGATTGACATCAAGAGCAAACACAG CTTAAAGACTGTTGAAGCTTCCCTGGCTTATGTGGATGCCAGCTTCTTCCTGGGGAAAGTGTACTTCCTTGTCACTGGGG TTGGCAGGATGAATTGCTGTAGTGTGAATATGAATGACATTGGGAAACTGGGAGAAGTCTACTGCAGTCCTGTGCTGTTCTGTGAGTTGGAG TTGGACAGCATTCGAGTTTCCACTGCTCAGCGTCTTCTCCGAATATTAAAGATCTGTGCTGGTCACGTACCAGGAGTTTCTGCCTTGTCCTTTAGCTTACTGATGAAGTCTGCTGATAACTAG